The following coding sequences lie in one Silvanigrella aquatica genomic window:
- a CDS encoding flagella basal body P-ring formation protein FlgA, which yields MIMDQPLIYIEYKSLSNDESISEIQKDIIVQLIKINKPHDLIIIENLHEKEQNHKQYILSAKCIQCQVIDNSQLEIDSTSIKKSNNKFTDEYTFNVSSFSNKKTTWKIEIIEKKIIYYIAAKQYISPNNILSEKDLEVVSCMTSEPKCLPKFPFFSSNDALQQFSIYKNKKAATSFREGQEIEAKWLSDEILIRSGEKTKVTYSPNNSLTIQTFGKSLSNGGRGEIIRVQINDWFDKGATSRPIGIIEGTVVAPGEVEYAAK from the coding sequence ATGATAATGGATCAACCACTTATATATATTGAATATAAATCACTTTCAAACGATGAGAGTATCTCAGAAATACAAAAAGACATCATCGTGCAGCTTATTAAAATAAATAAGCCTCATGATCTCATTATTATTGAAAATCTTCATGAAAAGGAACAGAATCATAAACAATATATTTTAAGCGCAAAATGCATTCAATGCCAAGTTATTGATAATTCGCAATTAGAGATCGACAGTACTTCAATTAAAAAATCAAACAATAAATTTACTGATGAATATACATTTAATGTGTCAAGTTTTTCTAATAAAAAAACCACTTGGAAAATTGAAATAATTGAAAAGAAAATTATTTATTATATTGCAGCAAAACAATATATTTCACCCAATAATATATTATCAGAAAAAGATCTTGAGGTTGTTTCCTGCATGACATCAGAACCCAAATGTCTTCCCAAATTTCCTTTTTTTTCGAGTAACGATGCACTACAACAATTTTCAATATATAAAAATAAAAAGGCAGCAACTTCATTCCGTGAAGGACAGGAGATTGAAGCAAAATGGCTTTCCGATGAAATACTTATTCGAAGTGGAGAAAAGACTAAAGTTACTTACAGCCCCAACAATTCATTGACCATCCAAACTTTTGGAAAATCCCTTTCCAATGGTGGACGTGGAGAAATAATTCGTGTTCAAATAAACGACTGGTTCGACAAAGGCGCTACTTCTCGTCCTATTGGAATCATTGAAGGAACAGTCGTAGCTCCAGGTGAGGTTGAATATGCAGCCAAATAG